From the Apus apus isolate bApuApu2 chromosome 4, bApuApu2.pri.cur, whole genome shotgun sequence genome, one window contains:
- the CALHM2 gene encoding calcium homeostasis modulator protein 2, giving the protein MAALIAENFRFLSLFFKSKDVMIFNGLVALGTVGSEELFSVVAFNCPCSPARNYIYGLAAIGVPALALFLIGVIWNNHTWNLVAECHKRGIKNFSAAATFLLFGSIMGRAAVAPVTWSVISLLRGEAYICALSEFVRPSSLDKFPADYGAEVLARFPCKDVPANLTKFRDEVTRRLRYESQLFGWLLIGIVAVLVFLTKCLKHCCSPLSYRQEAYWAQYRSNEDKLFRRTAEVHSRILAAKNVKQFFGFVALDKEEKELVQEFPVEGVQPSPQWNAITGVYIYRENKGFPLYSRLHKWAKGVEGNGPSPDGHEMLFLAS; this is encoded by the exons ATGGCTGCCCTCATCGCTGAGAACTTTCGCTTCCTCTCCTTGTTCTTCAAGAGCAAAGATGTAATGATCTTCAACGGTTTGGTAGCCCTGGGCACAGTGGGCAGCGAGGAGCTCTTTTCAGTCGTCGCCTTCAactgcccctgctcccctgcccgcAACTACATCTACGGGCTGGCTGCCATTGGCgtcccagccctggctctctTCCTTATCGGTGTCATCTGGAACAACCACACCTGGAACCTGGTGGCCGAGTGCCACAAGCGTGGCATCAAgaatttctctgctgctgccaccttcctcctcttcGGCTCCATCATGGGCAGGGCGGCTGTGGCACCTGTCACCTGGTCGGTCATCTCGCTGCTGCGCGGGGAGGCTTACATCTGCGCCCTCAGCGAGTTCGTCAGGCCATCCTCCCTCGACAAGTTCCCGGCTGATTACGGGGCCGAGGTGCTGGCCAGGTTTCCCTGTAAAGATGTGCCAGCAAACCTCACCAAGTTCAGAGATGAGGTGACACGGAGGCTGAGATATGAGTCCCAG cTCTTTGGCTGGCTACTTATCGGCATCGTCGCAGTCCTGGTTTTTCTCACCAAGTGCCTGAagcactgctgctctccacTCAGCTACCGTCAGGAGGCTTACTGGGCCCAGTACCGCTCCAACGAGGACAAGCTCTTCCGACGCACAGCTGAGGTCCACTCCAGGATCCTGGCAGCCAAGAACGTGAAGCAATTCTTCGGCTTTGTGGCACTTgacaaggaagagaaggagcTGGTGCAGGAGTTCCCAGTGGAGGGTGTCCAGCCGAGCCCCCAGTGGAACGCCATCACAGGAGTCTACATCTACCGAGAGAACAAGGGCTTCCCCCTCTACAGCCGGCTCCACAAATGGGCCAAAGGGGTGGAAGGGAATGGGCCAAGCCCAGACGGCCACGAAATGCTCTTTTTGGCTTCCTAA